A genomic window from Triticum urartu cultivar G1812 chromosome 7, Tu2.1, whole genome shotgun sequence includes:
- the LOC125520782 gene encoding uncharacterized protein LOC125520782: MDAYLSRLMTDNVNPDNLFDDEYYLFAGEGSDADDMEHDELEDSSHNTYVDHDPLDYVYSNLPDHTHILKHAANCDHCKAKKFVSEAPGFCCRSGQIELKQPEPIPELMRLWSSMDADSRHFRENIRFFNGHFFTTLGVSLDESYTNMKSGVYTFRAHGTIYHNVHSFGPTSRPEHLQLYFYDDDPGLTHRKAATEQLDQDVVRKLVDILRENPYSQQFRSLGAHRDNLDDYRIDLNTDQRLDQRKYNRPLSSEVAAIWVEGTDLAKRFDRRITLCGNDNQRHSIHVTAGSYDPLSYPLFYPRGELGWHPKLPKRDVPWPVVQQPRGRRDDDDEEDAEGNSRLYVSVRDYYCYMLQTRPGIFNPILCGARLLQQWGVDMYIKIESCRLKWYRKNQTKIRADLYKGVVDAITSGETRASAVGVRIVLPGTYPRGDRDMKRRHMDAMAIVHTYGKPDIFLTMTCNPNWEEITNELFPGQTAQDRPDLVARVFHGKLEAMKELFFKKNILGVVAHVYVVEFQKRGLPHAHFLLIMDSTYKLVVPEQYDRLISAELPDKQKYPELHALVVKHMMHGPCGALNPKNVCMQQNECKCRYPRPFNENTAQGKDSYPVYRRRDNGRQAKVRGKMLDNRWVVPYNPYLLRMFNCHINVEVCSSIKAVKYLYKYIYKGHDRASFSIDQPDADGNIDEIKRYVDARWVTPPEAMWRIFGFPLCANDPPVL; the protein is encoded by the exons ATGGACGCTTACCTTAGTCGTCTCATGACTGATAATGTCAACCCTGACAACCTCTTTGACGATGAGTATTACCTGTTTGCTGGTGAAG GCTCAGATGCTGATGACATGGAGCACGACGAATTGGAAGACTCAAGTCACAATACCTATGTCGACCATGATCCACTGGACTATGTCTACTCAAACCTCCCAGACCACACACACATCCTGAAGCACGCGGCGAACTGCGATCACTGCAAGGCCAAGAAGTTTGTGTCCGAGGCCCCGGGATTCTGCTGTCGCAGTGGGCAGATCGAGCTGAAGCAACCGGAGCCCATCCCGGAGCTAATGAGGCTTTGGTCTAGCATGGATGCGGACTCAAGGCATTTTCGGGAGAACATACGGTTCTTCAACGGCCACTTCTTCACAACCCTCGGCGTCAGCCTCGATGAAAGCTACACAAACATGAAGTCTGGGGTGTACACATTTCGGGCGCACGGCACCATCTACCACAATGTTCATTCCTTCGGGCCAACATCCCGTCCAGAGCATCTACAGTTGTACTTCTACGACGACGACCCAGGCCTAACCCATCGCAAGGCTGCCACCGAGCAATTAGACCAGGATGTCGTCAGAAAGTTAGTGGACATACTCAGGGAAAACCCGTACTCCCAGCAGTTCAGGAGTTTGGGTGCGCACAGGGACAACCTCGACGATTACAGGATAGACCTCAACACTGACCAGAGACTAGACCAACGGAAGTATAATAGACCTCTGTCATCTGAGGTCGCTGCAATTTGGGTGGAGGGCACTGACCTAGCGAAGAGGTTCGATCGTAGGATTACACTTTGCGGGAATGACAACCAGAGGCACAGTATACATGTGACGGCTGGCTCGTATGACCCGCTCTCTTACCCACTCTTCTACCCAAGGGGGGAGCTCGGTTGGCACCCGAAACTACCTAAACGTGACGTCCCTTGGCCGGTTGTGCAACAACCAAGAGGTAGacgtgatgatgatgatgaggaggatgcAG AGGGGAATAGCAGGTTATACGTCTCGGTGAGAGACTACTACTGTTACATGCTCCAGACACGACCTGGGATATTCAATCCCATACTCTGTGGAGCACGATTGCTCCAGCAATGGGGGGTGGACATGTACATCAAGATTGAGAGTTGTAGGTTGAAATGGTACAGGAAAAACCAGACAAAGATCCGTGCCGACCTGTATAAAGGAGTTGTTGATGCAATTACATCCGGCGAGACCCGGGCAAGCGCTGTTGGCGTAAGGATAGTGCTCCCTGGAACGTACCCACGTGGCGACCGTGACATGAAGCGGAGGCATATGGATGCCATGGCAATTGTCCATACCTACGGGAAGCCTGACATCTTCTTGACCATGACCTGCAACCCTAACTGGGAAGAGATAACGAATGAGTTATTTCCTGGTCAGACAGCGCAAGACCGACCTGATCTTGTGGCTCGTGTGTTCCATGGCAAGCTAGAGGCTATGAAAGAGTTGTTCTTCAAGAAGAATATCCTGGGTGTTGTCGCACATGTATATGTAGTCGAGTTCCAGAAGAGGGGCCTCCCCCACGCACACTTTTTGTTGATCATGGATTCTACCTATAAGCTTGTCGTTCCGGAGCAGTACGACCGACTCATTTCTGCCGAGCTCCCAGACAAGCAGAAGTATCCTGAACTCCATGCCTTGGTGGTGAAACATATGATGCACGGACCATGCGGTGCTCTCAACCCCAAAAATGTGTGCATGCAACAGAACGAGTGCAAGTGCAGATACCCGCGGCCGTTCAATGAAAACACGGCACAGGGCAAGGACTCATACCCAGTTTATCGTCGTCGAGATAATGGTCGGCAGGCTAAGGTCCGGGGTAAAATGTTGGACAACAGATGGGTTGTGCCGTATAACCCTTACCTTCTGCGGATGTTCAATTGCCACATCAATGTTGAGGTTTGCTCCAGCATAAAGGCCGTCAAATACCTTTACAAGTACATATACAAGGGCCATGATAGGGCTTCTTTCAGCATCGACCAGCCCGACGCCGATGGTAACATTGATGAGATCAAAAGATACGTAGACGCGAGGTGGGTTACTCCTCCAGAGGCGATGTGGAGGATATTTGGCTTCCCCTTGTGTGCCAATGACCCGCCTGTACTATAG